A DNA window from Desulfobacterales bacterium contains the following coding sequences:
- a CDS encoding response regulator, translating into MTDQTKRRILFVDDEPMVLKGLQRSLRKMRAEWDMRFTSSSKEALDILSLEPFDVIVSDLRMPEMDGGELLAEVKRHHPEVVRIILSGQVEQETTFKSVQLAHQSLSKPCDADILKHTLNKLFGLRNLLEDKTIKRIVSQTETLPSLPAIYTEVINELQSSDPSVQKIGDIIAADLAMTAKILQVVNSAFFGLVRKISNPKEAVMLLGTETIKALVLSVKIFSEFNQKKYAWFNFDELFNHSMSVSMFAQSVSKEERLDQYLINNSLMAGMFHDLGKLILVTNFQKPYQQILAEAQQKKRHLWELEIDMFGTSHAEIGAYLMGLWGLDYPVIEAIAFHHCPDRSLADSTGLLTAVHFGDAYDRLKKDENSSGELKQLDRGYLDNLGVGHRIDDWRLVCKDLAERKW; encoded by the coding sequence ATGACTGATCAAACCAAAAGACGCATATTGTTTGTTGACGATGAGCCCATGGTTTTAAAAGGCCTTCAGCGGTCGCTCAGAAAAATGCGTGCTGAATGGGATATGCGTTTTACGTCCAGTAGCAAAGAGGCGTTGGACATTCTAAGCCTCGAGCCGTTTGACGTGATTGTCTCTGATTTGCGAATGCCGGAGATGGATGGGGGCGAGCTCCTTGCCGAAGTCAAGCGTCATCATCCAGAGGTGGTGCGCATCATTCTTTCCGGTCAGGTGGAGCAGGAAACGACATTTAAATCCGTACAGCTGGCGCATCAAAGTCTTTCCAAGCCCTGTGATGCAGATATACTAAAGCACACCTTAAACAAACTGTTTGGATTGCGGAATCTACTGGAAGATAAAACCATCAAACGCATTGTTTCACAAACTGAGACGCTTCCCAGCCTGCCGGCCATTTATACCGAAGTGATCAATGAGCTGCAATCTTCAGATCCGTCTGTTCAAAAAATTGGCGATATTATTGCCGCCGATCTGGCCATGACGGCCAAAATATTACAGGTTGTCAACTCCGCCTTTTTCGGTCTTGTGCGAAAAATTAGCAACCCCAAAGAAGCGGTAATGCTTCTGGGGACCGAAACCATCAAAGCCCTTGTGCTTTCCGTTAAAATCTTTTCCGAATTCAATCAGAAAAAATATGCGTGGTTTAATTTTGACGAGCTTTTCAATCACAGCATGTCGGTCAGCATGTTTGCGCAAAGCGTCTCAAAAGAGGAACGGCTGGATCAATATCTGATAAACAATTCGCTGATGGCCGGTATGTTCCACGATTTGGGCAAACTGATCCTGGTGACCAACTTCCAAAAACCGTATCAACAGATTTTGGCTGAAGCGCAGCAAAAAAAACGACATCTGTGGGAACTCGAAATTGATATGTTTGGGACCAGCCATGCAGAAATCGGTGCTTATTTAATGGGGTTGTGGGGGCTGGATTACCCGGTAATTGAAGCAATAGCGTTTCATCATTGCCCTGACAGAAGCCTGGCCGATTCAACCGGGCTTCTGACCGCCGTTCATTTTGGTGATGCGTATGACCGTCTAAAAAAGGATGAAAACAGCTCTGGTGAATTGAAACAACTGGATCGCGGGTATCTTGATAATCTGGGGGTTGGTCACCGAATTGATGACTGGCGACTCGTGTGTAAGGATCTCGCAGAGAGGAAATGGTAA